Proteins encoded within one genomic window of Bacillus sp. F19:
- a CDS encoding endonuclease, giving the protein MLSFFIPVFQVSPSQASTGDGTWTAPYSVAQANANQTGSVKTVKGYVVGQPTAANMVVTSNYPNDYALALADSPSETSTSKMIYVQIPSSFRTQFGLKTNPSLKGAEMKVTGKLAAYFSHTGITGATAMEKQSGTTDPTDPTDPTDPTDPTDPTDPTDPTDPTDPTDPTDPIEPPSYDDTYYQSAIGKTGDALKTELHNIIDDHRELSYDNVWEALRNTDEDPNNPNNVILLYTGRSQSKLTNGGNVNDWNREHVWAKSHGDFGTSAGAGTDIHHLRPTDVSVNSSRGNLDFDNGGTQHSEALGNYYDSDSWEPRDAVKGDVARMLFYMAVRYEGDSGELDLELNNNVNNGTAPLHGKMSVLLEWHREDPVDTRERRRNDIIYKDYQNNRNPFIDHPEWAESIWN; this is encoded by the coding sequence ATGCTTAGTTTTTTTATTCCTGTGTTTCAAGTCTCGCCATCACAAGCTTCAACTGGAGACGGCACTTGGACAGCACCGTATTCAGTCGCTCAGGCAAATGCCAATCAAACTGGTTCTGTTAAAACGGTTAAAGGATACGTTGTGGGACAGCCGACTGCCGCGAACATGGTAGTGACATCCAATTATCCGAATGATTATGCACTTGCTCTCGCAGATTCACCGTCAGAAACAAGTACATCTAAAATGATTTATGTGCAAATTCCATCCTCGTTCCGAACACAATTTGGTTTGAAAACGAACCCTTCTCTAAAAGGCGCGGAAATGAAAGTAACAGGTAAACTTGCAGCCTATTTTTCTCACACTGGAATAACGGGTGCGACAGCTATGGAAAAACAATCTGGAACCACGGACCCGACAGACCCGACAGACCCGACAGACCCGACAGACCCGACAGACCCGACAGACCCGACAGACCCGACAGACCCGACAGACCCGACAGACCCGACAGACCCTATAGAGCCACCTTCTTATGATGACACATATTATCAGTCTGCTATAGGGAAAACAGGCGACGCTTTAAAGACGGAACTTCATAATATTATAGACGATCATAGAGAGCTTTCTTATGACAATGTCTGGGAAGCACTCAGAAACACAGATGAAGACCCAAACAATCCAAACAACGTCATTCTTCTTTATACAGGACGTTCACAAAGCAAGCTTACAAACGGCGGAAATGTGAATGATTGGAATAGAGAGCACGTTTGGGCGAAATCACATGGCGACTTTGGAACAAGTGCCGGTGCCGGGACCGATATCCATCATTTAAGACCAACTGATGTTTCAGTAAACAGCTCAAGAGGCAATCTTGATTTTGATAACGGAGGAACACAGCACTCTGAAGCTTTAGGCAACTACTATGACTCTGATTCATGGGAGCCGAGAGACGCTGTTAAAGGTGATGTGGCCAGAATGTTATTTTACATGGCGGTCCGTTATGAAGGTGACAGCGGCGAGCTGGATCTTGAGCTGAACAACAATGTAAACAATGGAACAGCTCCGCTGCATGGAAAAATGTCTGTTCTGCTTGAATGGCACAGAGAAGATCCAGTAGATACACGCGAAAGAAGAAGAAATGACATCATCTATAAAGACTATCAAAATAACCGCAATCCATTTATAGATCATCCAGAATGGGCTGAATCCATCTGGAACTAA
- a CDS encoding SDR family oxidoreductase produces the protein MNLSGKVAIVTGASSGIGEAAAIKLAEQGAKIALLDIKEENAKKVKSVIEAKNGEAIIVECDVSDAKRMESSYKKVISTWGQIDIVFANAGINGRWTPIEDLTPEDWDQTINTNLRSTFLSVKYAIPYMKEKGGSIIITSSINGNRLYRGFGRSAYSTSKIGQVGFGKMAALELAGYKIRVNMICPGAIETNIDSNTFAEEENIKKVEIPVEFPEGEQPLEKKAGSPEQVADLVYFLASDLSSHITGTEVYIDGAESLL, from the coding sequence ATGAATCTATCTGGCAAAGTAGCGATTGTTACTGGCGCAAGCTCCGGCATTGGTGAAGCTGCCGCGATAAAACTTGCAGAACAGGGAGCAAAAATAGCTCTTCTGGACATAAAAGAGGAAAATGCCAAAAAAGTGAAATCTGTGATTGAAGCTAAAAACGGAGAGGCCATCATTGTTGAGTGTGATGTATCCGATGCAAAACGAATGGAGAGCAGCTACAAAAAAGTCATCAGCACGTGGGGGCAAATCGATATCGTGTTTGCAAACGCGGGGATTAACGGCAGATGGACCCCGATTGAGGATCTTACTCCAGAGGACTGGGATCAAACAATCAACACGAATTTAAGGAGTACATTTTTGAGTGTCAAATATGCGATTCCGTATATGAAAGAAAAAGGCGGCAGCATTATCATTACCAGCTCTATTAATGGCAACCGCTTATACAGAGGATTTGGCCGGTCAGCCTACAGCACGTCAAAAATAGGCCAGGTCGGATTTGGAAAAATGGCTGCCCTGGAGCTTGCAGGATATAAAATCCGCGTCAATATGATCTGTCCTGGAGCCATTGAAACAAACATCGACAGCAATACCTTTGCAGAAGAAGAAAACATAAAAAAGGTAGAGATTCCAGTCGAGTTTCCAGAGGGTGAGCAGCCTTTAGAAAAGAAAGCAGGCTCGCCTGAACAAGTGGCAGATCTAGTTTATTTTCTTGCATCCGATTTATCCAGTCATATTACTGGCACAGAAGTCTATATTGATGGAGCAGAATCATTGCTTTAA
- a CDS encoding NAD(P)H-dependent oxidoreductase — MKTLYLNCSLKKGNEPSNTESLMRQSQKHLQNEDVQTEELQIADYNIAFGMSEDMGRGDDWPLIMKKIADADIVVVGTPLWLGEKSSIASLVMERLYASSSETNEKGQSIYYNKVGGVAVTGNEDGAKEAARSILYGLQHIGFLIPPNVDVYWVGEAGPGPSYMEAGKENAFTIKNTRTMSLNLVH, encoded by the coding sequence CTGAAAACTCTCTATTTGAATTGTTCTTTAAAAAAAGGAAACGAACCCTCAAACACAGAATCCTTAATGAGACAATCTCAAAAACATTTGCAGAATGAAGATGTTCAAACAGAAGAATTGCAAATTGCGGACTACAATATTGCATTTGGCATGTCAGAAGATATGGGCAGGGGCGATGATTGGCCGCTGATTATGAAAAAAATAGCCGATGCTGATATCGTTGTGGTCGGAACTCCGCTGTGGCTTGGAGAAAAGAGCAGCATTGCTTCTCTTGTTATGGAAAGACTTTACGCATCAAGCAGTGAAACGAATGAAAAAGGACAGTCTATTTATTATAATAAGGTTGGGGGCGTTGCTGTAACAGGCAATGAAGATGGCGCGAAGGAAGCAGCCCGTTCCATTTTATACGGCCTGCAGCACATCGGATTTCTTATCCCGCCTAATGTGGATGTGTATTGGGTTGGAGAAGCTGGGCCGGGACCTTCCTACATGGAAGCGGGAAAAGAAAATGCATTTACGATTAAGAATACGAGAACAATGAGCTTAAATTTAGTTCACTAG
- a CDS encoding PspA/IM30 family protein produces MSNLFTRIKETITADFHEILDQKEQKNPISLLNQYLRECEQETDKVRKLVERQYLLKEEFTREYKQAEHLTEKRKRQAEIAAQAGETELHEFAVREHEQYQERTVRLSESLKEVTRQLEDLERKYEEMKHKLKDMYIKRMELMGRENTARATHRMNKVLDSRSYSAGSYGRFDEMENYLERLEHQVNTGYHRNTIDGRIAQLEKELKKEDSIAQ; encoded by the coding sequence ATGAGTAATTTATTTACAAGAATTAAGGAAACAATCACGGCAGATTTTCACGAAATTCTGGATCAAAAAGAGCAAAAAAACCCAATCTCTTTGCTGAATCAATACTTAAGAGAATGCGAGCAGGAAACTGATAAGGTCCGAAAGCTTGTGGAAAGACAGTATTTATTAAAAGAAGAATTCACACGCGAATATAAGCAGGCAGAGCACCTTACTGAAAAACGCAAGCGCCAGGCAGAAATTGCGGCACAGGCCGGCGAGACAGAACTGCATGAATTTGCAGTGAGAGAACATGAACAGTATCAGGAGCGTACAGTAAGACTGAGCGAATCCCTAAAAGAAGTAACCCGTCAATTAGAAGATCTTGAACGCAAGTATGAAGAAATGAAGCATAAACTAAAGGACATGTATATCAAGCGCATGGAACTGATGGGCCGTGAAAATACAGCACGCGCCACTCACCGCATGAACAAAGTATTAGACAGCCGCAGCTATTCGGCTGGTTCGTATGGCCGCTTTGATGAGATGGAAAACTATCTTGAGCGCTTAGAGCATCAGGTCAATACAGGCTATCACCGCAATACAATTGATGGTAGAATTGCACAGCTTGAAAAAGAACTTAAAAAAGAAGATTCTATTGCACAATAA
- a CDS encoding ABC-F family ATP-binding cassette domain-containing protein — protein MSILSVENLYKTYGEKTLFDHISFSIAERQRIGLIGTNGTGKSTLLKYLSGLETVEEGKMIHANSFHIEYLPQQPELEEELTVLEQIYYGDSLIMRAMRDYELALSELEADPSNEKKQSKLLSMQQKMDENDAWEASTVAKTVLTRLGISDFARPVRLLSGGQKKRVAIAKALIQPADLLILDEPTNHLDNETIEWLETFLAQYKGSILLVTHDRYFLNRVTNQIFELENGKLYVYEGNYEVFLEKKAEREFNAEQSESKRQNLLRRELAWLRRGAKARTTKQKARIGRVEDLQDQEGPAAKHSVDFAIGSTRLGKKVIELEGVSKAFQDRTLMTNVDYLVVPGERLGIIGPNGSGKSTLLNIIAGRIQPDGGKVEIGETVKIGYYTQDHEAMDEDLRVVEYIKEVAEVVQTVDHQTITAEQMLERFMFPRSMQWTYIRKLSGGERRRLYLLKVLMQEPNVLFLDEPTNDLDTQTLSVLEDYLDQFPGVVVTVSHDRYFLDRVVDHLLVFEGSGKVLRFQGSYSDYMDTRKRMKEAESAAPAPKVQEMAAAPKQRKKLSYKEQQEWDVIEDKIAELEEKREELEVQIASSGSDYGKIQQLMEQQQAIDAELEATMERWEELSLMVEEIENAKQQ, from the coding sequence ATGAGCATTCTTTCTGTAGAGAATTTATATAAAACATATGGCGAAAAGACTTTGTTTGATCATATTTCATTTTCAATTGCTGAAAGGCAGAGAATTGGATTAATCGGGACAAACGGAACAGGGAAATCAACCCTTTTGAAATATCTTTCAGGACTAGAGACTGTTGAAGAAGGAAAAATGATTCATGCCAATTCGTTTCATATTGAATACCTTCCGCAGCAGCCTGAGCTTGAGGAAGAATTGACAGTCCTTGAACAGATCTATTACGGGGATTCCTTGATCATGCGGGCGATGCGTGATTATGAGCTTGCTCTTTCTGAACTGGAAGCAGATCCGTCTAATGAAAAAAAACAATCCAAGCTTCTTTCAATGCAGCAAAAAATGGATGAAAATGACGCGTGGGAAGCGAGTACGGTTGCCAAAACCGTTTTGACCCGCCTCGGCATTTCCGACTTTGCAAGGCCAGTAAGGCTTTTATCAGGCGGTCAAAAGAAACGTGTTGCGATTGCAAAAGCTTTGATTCAGCCGGCAGATCTGCTGATTCTGGATGAGCCTACAAACCATCTGGATAATGAAACGATCGAATGGCTGGAGACTTTTTTAGCACAATACAAAGGCTCTATTCTTCTCGTGACCCATGATCGTTATTTCCTTAACCGGGTAACAAACCAAATTTTCGAATTAGAAAATGGCAAGCTGTATGTTTATGAGGGAAACTATGAAGTATTTCTTGAGAAAAAAGCAGAGCGTGAATTCAATGCCGAGCAGTCTGAAAGCAAGCGCCAAAATCTGCTGCGCAGAGAGCTTGCCTGGCTGAGACGAGGCGCTAAAGCCCGGACAACAAAACAAAAAGCACGCATTGGACGTGTGGAAGACCTTCAGGATCAGGAAGGACCGGCAGCAAAACATAGCGTTGATTTTGCCATCGGATCAACAAGACTTGGGAAAAAAGTAATTGAGCTTGAAGGTGTTTCAAAAGCTTTTCAGGACCGTACCTTAATGACAAATGTAGATTATCTCGTGGTTCCCGGGGAGAGACTTGGAATCATCGGACCTAATGGAAGCGGGAAATCGACACTATTAAACATCATAGCAGGACGCATTCAGCCTGACGGCGGCAAGGTTGAAATTGGCGAAACCGTCAAAATCGGCTATTATACTCAGGATCATGAGGCAATGGATGAAGATTTGCGCGTCGTTGAATATATAAAAGAAGTTGCGGAAGTTGTGCAGACAGTTGATCATCAAACGATTACAGCAGAGCAAATGCTTGAGCGCTTCATGTTTCCAAGATCGATGCAGTGGACATACATCCGTAAGCTATCAGGCGGAGAGCGCCGCAGATTGTATTTGCTCAAGGTATTAATGCAGGAGCCAAACGTTCTCTTCCTTGATGAGCCTACAAATGACTTAGACACTCAAACACTCAGCGTCCTCGAGGATTATCTTGATCAATTCCCTGGCGTTGTCGTCACTGTTTCCCATGATCGCTATTTTCTTGACCGTGTAGTGGATCATCTCCTTGTTTTTGAAGGAAGCGGCAAGGTTCTCCGATTTCAGGGAAGCTACTCAGATTACATGGATACAAGAAAAAGAATGAAGGAAGCTGAAAGTGCGGCACCAGCTCCTAAAGTTCAGGAAATGGCGGCAGCTCCGAAGCAGAGAAAAAAACTCTCCTATAAAGAGCAGCAAGAATGGGACGTTATTGAAGATAAGATTGCGGAACTGGAAGAAAAAAGAGAAGAGCTTGAAGTCCAAATCGCTTCAAGCGGCAGTGATTACGGCAAAATTCAGCAGCTGATGGAGCAGCAGCAGGCTATTGATGCGGAGCTTGAAGCAACAATGGAGCGCTGGGAAGAACTCTCGCTTATGGTTGAAGAAATAGAAAATGCGAAGCAGCAATAA
- a CDS encoding flagellar basal body rod protein: protein MKKFGLLIAGGIAAIVLLANLAPMLALAISLVILYYSYKGFMKTDSTGMKVFWAIAGIIALCASASNLPAVLGAAAAYILYVVYKKWNNKEKTAFKESNDPFTNFERQWAEMKKN, encoded by the coding sequence ATGAAAAAATTCGGTTTATTGATCGCAGGGGGAATAGCAGCCATAGTCCTGCTTGCAAATCTTGCCCCAATGCTGGCACTGGCCATCAGTCTGGTTATCCTTTATTACTCGTATAAAGGATTCATGAAGACTGATTCAACTGGAATGAAAGTTTTCTGGGCAATCGCCGGAATCATTGCCTTATGTGCGTCGGCATCAAATCTTCCAGCCGTACTTGGCGCAGCCGCAGCTTACATCCTTTATGTTGTCTATAAGAAATGGAACAACAAAGAAAAGACTGCTTTTAAAGAATCAAACGACCCATTCACAAATTTTGAAAGACAATGGGCAGAAATGAAAAAAAATTAA
- a CDS encoding VOC family protein has translation MIINESIQHVSLSVTNLEMAKHFYENVLCLKEIERPPFDSYGAWYEIGSQQIHLIVDEDSQTLRKNYTLNSREGHLALRIAEYQTAVDWLISHHIEYREDKNGVSGFNQIYCCDPDGNLIELNVEQNK, from the coding sequence ATGATAATCAATGAATCCATTCAGCATGTCAGCCTGTCCGTGACAAATCTTGAGATGGCAAAGCATTTTTATGAAAATGTATTATGCTTAAAAGAAATCGAAAGACCTCCTTTTGATTCTTATGGCGCGTGGTATGAAATCGGCTCACAGCAAATTCATCTAATTGTTGATGAAGATTCGCAAACACTGAGAAAGAATTATACCCTGAATTCCAGAGAAGGACATCTTGCATTGAGGATTGCCGAATATCAAACTGCTGTTGATTGGCTTATTTCACATCATATTGAATATCGGGAAGACAAAAATGGAGTGAGCGGTTTTAATCAAATATACTGCTGTGATCCGGACGGGAATTTAATCGAGCTGAATGTTGAACAAAATAAGTAG
- a CDS encoding ATP-dependent DNA helicase → MKEVHISVRALVEYVFRSGSIDSRFRTAATMTEGTKAHQTIQKTYEEADQKEVFLKTVIEHNHLSFLIEGRCDGLLLTEDMPYIDEIKSTAGDLSLLKEDSHPVHWAQAKCYAYIVSKERALDHIGVQLTYVSVQSGEQVRFRKIVSSADLDSFMEELVKGFYPYAELRAGHQKKRDESIEKLSFPFETYREGQRKLAGTVYKAISDKADLFAQASTGIGKTVSTVFPALKAMGEGKAERLFYLTAKTITRKAAEDTFSYMETKGLCFNTVTITAKDKVCLKDETRCQRDYCEFANGYYDRINGAVLDILSNETRLTSDVIKKYALKHTVCPFEFSLDLASASDGMICDYNYVFDPRVSLKRFFDEQKKKSVLLIDEAHNLVDRGRAMFSADLKKSDFLQLKKEFKTASRSIFEHAKKINGFFIALRKQCENENHAMLMENVPNELIEQLEPFISDAEKELLMGSQSQLLLDCYFQAQTFVKMSKLYDERYVTTVAADRNEAVIKLLCLDPSYLLQQVKKPFRSSIHFSATLSPLHFYKDMLGGVSDDYQVKIPSPFTRENLDVYIKPLSTRYHDREKSKKPISEVVMQLLEERGGNYLIFFPSYVYMKEVYESLTEVNPPFEMMIQQPQMTEAEREAFLAAFQENSSTTLIGFAVMGGIFSEGVDLIGNRLNGVIVVGVGLPQIGFERNIMKAYFQQTGKNGFDYAYVFPGMNKVLQAGGRLIRSEKDTGTIVLVDDRFLTDKYQSLLPYEWKNFVILN, encoded by the coding sequence ATGAAAGAAGTGCATATTTCAGTCAGAGCACTAGTAGAATATGTTTTCAGATCGGGAAGCATTGATTCAAGATTCAGGACAGCTGCAACGATGACAGAAGGGACAAAAGCACATCAGACGATTCAGAAGACATATGAAGAAGCAGATCAAAAAGAAGTATTTTTAAAGACTGTCATAGAGCATAACCACCTCTCTTTTTTAATTGAGGGGAGATGTGACGGGCTTCTGTTAACTGAAGATATGCCATATATTGATGAAATAAAATCAACTGCGGGTGATCTTTCTTTATTAAAAGAGGATTCTCATCCAGTTCACTGGGCCCAGGCGAAATGCTACGCTTATATTGTTTCAAAAGAAAGAGCATTAGATCACATCGGAGTGCAGTTGACCTATGTCAGCGTACAGTCAGGCGAACAAGTGAGGTTCAGAAAAATAGTTTCATCAGCAGATCTCGATTCTTTCATGGAGGAATTGGTAAAAGGTTTTTATCCATACGCTGAATTAAGAGCAGGGCATCAAAAGAAACGTGATGAAAGCATTGAAAAGTTATCTTTTCCTTTTGAAACATACAGAGAGGGTCAAAGGAAGCTTGCTGGCACAGTCTACAAAGCAATCAGCGACAAGGCAGACTTGTTTGCTCAAGCCTCAACCGGAATCGGCAAAACGGTTTCCACAGTCTTTCCAGCTTTGAAAGCTATGGGAGAAGGTAAAGCAGAAAGACTTTTTTACTTAACGGCTAAAACGATCACAAGAAAAGCGGCAGAAGATACCTTTTCTTACATGGAAACAAAGGGACTGTGCTTTAATACTGTTACGATTACAGCAAAGGACAAGGTTTGCTTAAAGGATGAGACCCGCTGTCAAAGGGATTACTGCGAATTTGCAAATGGTTACTATGACAGGATTAATGGAGCGGTGCTTGATATCCTCTCTAATGAAACCCGTTTAACATCAGACGTCATTAAGAAGTATGCGTTAAAGCATACCGTTTGCCCCTTTGAATTTTCCTTAGACCTCGCATCTGCTTCAGACGGAATGATTTGTGATTACAACTATGTGTTTGATCCGCGCGTATCCTTAAAACGTTTTTTCGATGAACAAAAGAAAAAATCGGTCCTGCTGATCGACGAAGCGCATAATCTGGTTGACAGGGGAAGGGCGATGTTTTCTGCAGACTTGAAAAAATCGGACTTTCTTCAGCTGAAAAAGGAATTTAAAACGGCCAGCAGGTCCATCTTCGAACATGCAAAAAAAATAAATGGTTTTTTTATTGCTCTTAGAAAACAATGTGAAAATGAAAATCATGCGATGCTGATGGAGAATGTCCCTAATGAGCTAATTGAGCAGCTGGAACCATTTATTTCAGACGCAGAAAAAGAGCTTTTAATGGGAAGTCAATCACAGCTTCTGTTAGATTGTTACTTTCAGGCTCAGACGTTTGTGAAAATGTCCAAGCTCTATGATGAGAGGTATGTGACGACAGTGGCAGCAGATCGAAATGAGGCTGTGATTAAACTGCTGTGCCTTGATCCATCCTATCTTCTGCAGCAGGTGAAAAAACCGTTTCGCTCAAGTATCCACTTTTCAGCTACACTCTCTCCCCTCCATTTTTACAAGGACATGCTTGGAGGAGTTTCAGACGATTATCAAGTGAAAATTCCCTCCCCATTTACCAGGGAAAACTTAGATGTCTATATCAAGCCGCTTTCTACCAGATATCACGACAGGGAAAAAAGCAAGAAGCCGATTTCTGAGGTGGTTATGCAGCTGCTTGAAGAACGGGGCGGAAACTACCTTATCTTTTTTCCTTCTTACGTTTATATGAAGGAAGTATATGAATCTTTGACAGAGGTGAATCCGCCTTTTGAAATGATGATTCAGCAGCCTCAGATGACTGAAGCAGAGAGAGAAGCTTTTTTAGCTGCCTTTCAAGAAAACAGCAGCACGACACTGATTGGATTTGCCGTAATGGGCGGGATCTTTTCTGAAGGTGTTGACCTGATAGGCAACCGGTTAAACGGGGTCATCGTTGTTGGAGTAGGCCTGCCTCAGATAGGCTTTGAAAGAAACATTATGAAAGCTTATTTTCAGCAGACGGGAAAAAACGGGTTTGATTATGCCTATGTTTTCCCTGGGATGAACAAAGTGCTTCAGGCAGGTGGAAGACTGATTCGTTCTGAAAAAGATACCGGAACCATTGTGCTGGTCGATGACCGTTTCTTAACCGATAAGTACCAATCGCTTCTTCCGTATGAATGGAAGAACTTTGTCATTTTAAACTGA
- a CDS encoding YbdD/YjiX family protein, whose amino-acid sequence MYKKLSSILKFRKQFISLMAGVPSYEKYVEHMMVHHPDQPVQSRKEFFCEAQEARYNAKGGKVSRCC is encoded by the coding sequence ATGTATAAGAAACTGTCTTCCATTCTTAAGTTCAGAAAGCAGTTTATCAGCTTGATGGCAGGTGTTCCAAGCTATGAAAAATATGTGGAGCATATGATGGTGCATCACCCGGATCAGCCGGTCCAAAGCAGAAAGGAATTTTTCTGCGAGGCACAGGAAGCACGCTACAACGCAAAAGGCGGAAAGGTTTCGCGCTGCTGTTAA